From Pseudomonadota bacterium, a single genomic window includes:
- the leuB gene encoding 3-isopropylmalate dehydrogenase, with product MDATIVLLGGDGIGPEIVAATRRLLDAVAKRHGHALRYDEQQIGGVAIDATGGPLPAATVEACLRADAVLLGAVGGPKWDDPRAPVRPEQGLLGIRKALGLYANLRPVRVYPALADASPLKAERLQGVDLLVVRELTGGLYFGQPRLRERREDGSERAVDTLEYTDVEIRRVVRLACQLAGQRRGHVTSVDKANVLESSRLWRQVAIEVAAEYPAIKLEHQLVDSAAMRLVTQPAAFDVIVTENMFGDILTDEAAVIGGSLGLLPSASTGEGRRGLYEPIHGSAPDIAGKGVANPLGTMLSAALLLRHSLGLEAEARAIEQAVERAINEGARTRDLGGTLGTSAMTEAVLARLD from the coding sequence GTGGACGCAACGATCGTACTCTTGGGCGGCGACGGCATCGGACCGGAGATCGTGGCGGCGACGCGGCGCCTCCTCGACGCGGTAGCCAAGCGTCATGGCCACGCGCTGCGCTACGACGAGCAGCAGATCGGCGGCGTGGCGATCGATGCCACGGGAGGGCCGCTCCCTGCGGCCACCGTCGAGGCCTGTCTGCGCGCCGATGCCGTGTTGCTCGGGGCGGTCGGCGGCCCGAAGTGGGACGACCCCCGCGCGCCCGTGCGCCCGGAGCAGGGGCTGCTCGGGATCCGCAAGGCCCTGGGCCTCTATGCCAATCTCCGACCGGTACGGGTCTATCCAGCGCTGGCCGACGCCTCGCCGCTGAAGGCAGAGCGGTTGCAGGGCGTCGACCTGCTGGTCGTGCGTGAGCTGACGGGGGGCCTCTACTTCGGCCAGCCGCGGCTGCGCGAGCGGCGCGAGGACGGCAGCGAGCGCGCGGTCGACACCCTCGAATACACCGACGTCGAGATTCGCCGCGTCGTCCGCCTCGCCTGTCAGCTCGCCGGGCAGCGCCGCGGCCACGTCACCTCCGTCGACAAGGCCAACGTGCTCGAGTCCTCGCGGCTCTGGCGCCAGGTCGCGATCGAGGTCGCGGCCGAGTACCCGGCGATCAAGCTCGAGCATCAACTCGTCGACTCGGCGGCGATGCGGCTGGTGACGCAGCCGGCCGCCTTCGACGTGATCGTCACCGAGAACATGTTCGGCGACATCCTCACGGACGAGGCAGCGGTGATCGGCGGCTCGCTGGGGCTGCTGCCCAGCGCTTCGACCGGCGAGGGCCGCCGTGGCCTCTACGAGCCGATCCATGGCTCGGCGCCGGACATCGCGGGCAAGGGCGTGGCCAACCCGCTCGGTACGATGCTCAGCGCGGCGCTGCTGCTGCGGCACTCGCTCGGCCTGGAGGCCGAGGCGCGCGCCATCGAGCAAGCGGTCGAGCGCGCGATCAACGAGGGTGCCCGCACGCGCGACCTCGGCGGCACACTGGGGACCAGCGCGATGACCGAGGCAGTCCTGGCGCGACTCGACTGA
- a CDS encoding nitronate monooxygenase: MNDATVTLTSAPGGGLPRVIQGGMGVGISGWQLAGAVARTGQLGVVSGTALEVVYARQLQLGDPGGHLRRALGRFPAPAMATRVLERYFVAEGQAPTEPFKGVPMYGMQPTRALQELSVVANFAEVTLAKEQGQGGLIGINFLFKIQLPLLASLYGAMLAGVDFVIIGAGSPAPIGAVLTKLARNEDVSLDLKVQYAAPADDFRVRFSPTELFDAGTPPPRRPRFLAIVSSVELATHLAQAIEVPPEGFVIERSTAGGHNAPPRGRRQFDAAGQPVYGPDDEIDLAQVAKLGRPFWVGGGCASREALEHALAVGAAGIQVGTAFAFCEESGLDQHLKGETLRRVLAGEACVFTDAHASPTGFPFKVLDLPQTLSEAEVYQQRRRICDVGYLRTPFKAEGGTIGYRCAAESDRTFELKRGRPEQAQGRKCLCNALLANVGLGQRRNGYAEPPLVTAGDDLAGLLRFLPRGQSSYSAASVIAQLTGS, from the coding sequence ATGAACGACGCAACCGTTACCCTAACGTCGGCGCCGGGCGGCGGCCTGCCGCGGGTGATCCAAGGTGGCATGGGCGTCGGGATATCGGGTTGGCAGCTTGCCGGGGCGGTGGCGCGAACCGGCCAGCTCGGCGTCGTCTCGGGCACGGCGCTCGAGGTCGTCTACGCCAGACAGCTCCAGCTCGGCGATCCGGGCGGCCACCTTCGGCGCGCCCTCGGGCGCTTCCCCGCGCCCGCGATGGCCACGCGCGTCCTCGAGCGCTACTTCGTCGCTGAAGGGCAGGCGCCGACGGAGCCCTTCAAGGGCGTACCGATGTACGGCATGCAGCCGACCCGCGCGCTGCAGGAGCTCTCGGTCGTCGCCAACTTCGCCGAGGTCACGCTGGCCAAGGAGCAGGGCCAGGGCGGGCTGATCGGCATCAACTTCCTCTTCAAGATCCAACTTCCGCTGCTCGCATCGCTCTACGGTGCGATGCTCGCGGGCGTCGACTTCGTGATCATCGGCGCCGGCAGTCCCGCGCCGATCGGCGCGGTCCTGACCAAGCTGGCGCGCAACGAGGACGTGTCGTTGGACCTCAAGGTCCAGTACGCCGCGCCCGCCGACGACTTCAGGGTGCGCTTCAGTCCAACCGAGCTCTTCGACGCCGGTACCCCGCCACCGCGGCGGCCGCGCTTCCTCGCCATCGTCTCCTCCGTCGAGCTGGCGACCCACCTCGCGCAGGCGATCGAGGTGCCACCCGAGGGCTTCGTCATCGAGCGGTCGACGGCGGGCGGACATAACGCGCCGCCGCGCGGCCGGCGACAGTTCGACGCCGCGGGCCAGCCCGTCTACGGCCCTGACGACGAGATCGACCTGGCGCAGGTGGCGAAGCTCGGGCGCCCTTTCTGGGTCGGCGGCGGCTGCGCCAGCCGGGAGGCGCTAGAGCACGCGCTCGCGGTTGGCGCGGCGGGCATCCAGGTGGGCACCGCCTTCGCCTTCTGCGAGGAGTCGGGCCTCGACCAGCACCTCAAGGGCGAGACCCTGCGCCGCGTCCTCGCTGGTGAGGCCTGCGTCTTCACCGACGCCCACGCCTCTCCAACCGGCTTTCCCTTCAAGGTGCTCGACCTGCCGCAGACGCTCTCCGAGGCCGAGGTCTATCAGCAGCGCCGTCGGATCTGCGACGTCGGCTACCTCCGCACCCCCTTCAAGGCCGAGGGCGGGACGATCGGCTATCGCTGCGCGGCCGAGAGCGACCGAACCTTCGAGCTCAAGCGCGGACGTCCGGAGCAGGCGCAGGGACGCAAGTGCCTGTGTAACGCGCTGCTGGCCAACGTCGGTCTCGGGCAGCGTCGTAACGGCTACGCCGAGCCCCCACTCGTGACCGCCGGCGACGACCTGGCCGGGCTCCTGCGTTTCCTACCGCGGGGACAGTCCTCCTATTCTGCGGCGAGCGTCATCGCGCAGCTCACGGGCAGCTGA
- the leuC gene encoding 3-isopropylmalate dehydratase large subunit, which produces MGKTLFERVWDAHIVAQQPGHPALLYVDLHLVHEVTSPQAFSGLRARGLRVRRVERTLATMDHSTPTLPGGYEAADGPGAAQLRRLEANCREFGIELHALGTSRNGIVHVIGPELGRTQPGMTVVCGDSHTSTHGAFGALAFGIGTSEVEHVLATQCLLQTRPEPYEVRVDGRLKPGVTAKDIILALIARIGTGGGTGYVLEYTGSAIRGLDMEGRMTVCNMSIEGGARAGMIAPDDATFEYLAGREHAPRGLAWLRALERWRALPSDPDAVYAKTTTIDGSALEPMITYGTNPGMAIPISAPIPSPAAVPAGTDPATLEKALRYMGLQPGRPLLGQKIDVVFVGSCTNSRIGDLRAAASILRGRHVAAGVRTLVVPGSQQIKRQAEAEGLDRVFREAGAEWREAGCSMCIAMNGDQLEPGQYAVSTSNRNFEGRQGPGGRTFLASPLTAAACAVAGVVTDVRTLLPGSSAPVAATGG; this is translated from the coding sequence ATGGGCAAGACCCTGTTCGAACGCGTCTGGGACGCTCACATCGTCGCGCAGCAGCCGGGACATCCCGCGCTGCTCTATGTCGACCTGCACCTGGTCCACGAGGTGACCTCGCCCCAGGCCTTCAGCGGCCTGCGCGCGCGCGGCCTGCGCGTGCGGCGGGTCGAGCGCACCTTGGCCACCATGGACCACTCGACCCCAACGCTGCCTGGCGGCTATGAGGCCGCCGACGGACCGGGCGCCGCTCAGCTGCGACGTCTGGAGGCGAACTGCCGCGAGTTCGGCATCGAGCTGCACGCCCTCGGCACGAGCCGCAACGGCATCGTGCACGTGATCGGTCCCGAGCTCGGTCGCACGCAGCCGGGCATGACGGTGGTCTGTGGCGATAGCCACACCTCGACACATGGCGCCTTCGGCGCGCTGGCCTTCGGCATCGGCACGAGCGAGGTCGAGCACGTGCTGGCCACCCAGTGTCTGCTGCAGACCCGCCCCGAGCCCTACGAGGTGCGCGTCGACGGCCGCCTCAAGCCCGGCGTGACGGCCAAGGACATCATCCTCGCGCTGATCGCGCGCATCGGCACCGGCGGCGGCACCGGCTATGTCTTGGAGTACACGGGCTCGGCGATCCGCGGCCTCGACATGGAAGGGCGCATGACCGTCTGCAACATGAGCATCGAAGGCGGCGCGCGCGCCGGGATGATCGCGCCCGACGACGCCACCTTCGAGTATCTGGCCGGGCGCGAGCACGCCCCGCGCGGCCTGGCCTGGCTGCGGGCGCTCGAGCGCTGGCGCGCCCTGCCCTCGGATCCCGACGCGGTCTACGCCAAGACGACGACGATCGACGGCAGCGCGCTCGAGCCGATGATCACCTATGGCACCAACCCCGGCATGGCGATCCCGATCAGCGCGCCGATTCCGAGCCCCGCGGCCGTGCCCGCCGGCACCGATCCCGCCACGCTGGAGAAGGCGCTGCGCTACATGGGCCTGCAGCCCGGCCGGCCGCTGCTCGGCCAGAAGATCGACGTCGTCTTCGTCGGCTCCTGCACCAACTCGCGCATCGGCGACCTGCGCGCCGCGGCGAGCATCCTGCGCGGCCGGCATGTGGCGGCGGGCGTGCGCACCCTGGTCGTCCCGGGCTCGCAACAGATCAAGCGCCAGGCCGAGGCCGAGGGGCTCGATCGCGTTTTTCGCGAGGCCGGGGCGGAATGGCGGGAGGCCGGCTGCTCGATGTGCATCGCGATGAACGGCGACCAGCTCGAGCCCGGCCAGTACGCCGTCAGCACGAGCAACCGCAACTTCGAGGGCAGGCAGGGTCCGGGCGGCCGCACCTTCCTGGCCTCGCCGCTGACCGCGGCAGCCTGCGCCGTCGCCGGCGTGGTCACGGACGTACGCACCCTGCTACCGGGCAGCTCAGCGCCGGTAGCGGCCACGGGGGGATGA
- the glnA gene encoding type I glutamate--ammonia ligase — translation MKPKDVLAFAEKHGVKMVDFKFLDMPGTWQHFAVPVSRLEESLFEDGLGFDGSSIRGWQPIHASDMLVIPDPTTARIDPFMKDSTLSLICNIFDPMTREPYSRDPRNVAQKAERYLKSTGLADTSYFGPEAEFFIFDDVRYDQTANGAFYRVDSVEGQWNTGREEQPNLGYKPRYKEGYFPAPPTDSLVDLRAEMCLELEKLGIPVEAQHHEVATAGQCEIDMKFGPLVDMGDMLMWFKYVIKNTARRNGRTVTFMPKPLYGDNGSGMHVHVSLWKGGKPLFAGDKYAGLSEMGLHFIGGILKHAPAICAFSNPSTNSYRRLVPGYEAPINLAYSSRNRSASIRIPMYSSSPKAKRVEFRTPDPSCNAYLAFSAILMAGLDGVENRINPGDPLDKDIYALKPEELANVPKVPSSLPEALEALKKDHDFLLRGDVFTDDVISEWYEYKMEKEAKQVLLRPVPHEFALYYDC, via the coding sequence ATGAAGCCGAAGGATGTGTTGGCGTTCGCCGAGAAACACGGCGTCAAAATGGTCGATTTCAAGTTCCTCGACATGCCGGGAACCTGGCAGCACTTCGCGGTGCCGGTGTCGCGGCTCGAGGAGTCGCTCTTCGAGGATGGGTTGGGCTTCGACGGCTCGTCGATCCGCGGCTGGCAGCCGATTCACGCCTCGGACATGCTGGTGATCCCCGATCCGACGACCGCGCGCATCGACCCCTTCATGAAGGACTCGACGCTCAGTCTGATCTGCAACATCTTCGACCCGATGACGCGTGAGCCCTACTCGCGCGACCCGCGCAACGTGGCCCAGAAGGCCGAGCGCTACCTCAAGTCGACCGGTCTGGCCGACACGAGCTACTTCGGGCCCGAGGCCGAGTTCTTCATCTTCGACGACGTCCGCTATGACCAGACCGCCAACGGCGCCTTCTACCGCGTCGACTCGGTAGAGGGGCAGTGGAACACCGGGCGTGAGGAGCAGCCGAACCTCGGCTACAAGCCGCGCTACAAGGAAGGCTACTTCCCGGCGCCGCCAACCGACAGCCTCGTCGACCTGCGCGCTGAGATGTGCCTCGAGCTCGAGAAGCTCGGCATCCCGGTCGAGGCGCAGCACCACGAGGTGGCGACGGCCGGCCAGTGCGAGATCGACATGAAGTTCGGTCCGCTCGTCGACATGGGCGACATGTTGATGTGGTTCAAGTACGTGATCAAGAACACGGCGCGCCGCAACGGTCGCACCGTGACCTTCATGCCCAAGCCGCTCTACGGTGACAACGGCTCCGGGATGCACGTCCACGTCAGCCTCTGGAAGGGCGGCAAGCCGCTCTTCGCCGGCGACAAGTACGCCGGCCTGAGCGAGATGGGGCTGCACTTCATCGGCGGCATCCTCAAGCATGCCCCGGCGATTTGCGCCTTCTCGAATCCGAGCACCAATAGCTACCGTCGGCTGGTGCCCGGCTACGAGGCGCCGATCAACCTGGCGTATTCGAGCCGTAACCGCTCGGCCTCGATCCGCATCCCGATGTACTCGTCGTCGCCGAAGGCCAAGCGCGTCGAGTTCCGCACGCCGGATCCCTCCTGCAACGCCTATCTCGCCTTCAGCGCGATTCTGATGGCCGGCCTCGACGGCGTCGAGAACCGGATCAACCCCGGAGACCCGCTGGACAAGGACATCTACGCGCTCAAGCCCGAGGAGCTGGCCAACGTGCCGAAGGTGCCCTCCTCGCTGCCGGAGGCGCTCGAGGCGCTGAAGAAGGACCACGACTTCCTGCTGCGCGGCGACGTCTTTACCGACGACGTGATCTCCGAGTGGTACGAGTACAAGATGGAGAAAGAGGCCAAGCAGGTGCTGCTGCGGCCGGTGCCCCACGAGTTCGCGCTTTACTACGACTGCTAG
- a CDS encoding alpha/beta hydrolase → MHGALGALGALGARARAVLLTLAALGLGVGCPGSIGFVTPAGDARRPARDGGSSDQSAGCRPACLAGQRCVDGFCYLGDAPPACPAQPTRPCSVARGSGTQTCARGVWGACVLESCDDAAATPPACGFTPRSCAGAPRACAAVSHQLPLPTHFSAASGGASFLATDPPELMLQPSLSPDYTPGLCYRVYNYGLIPDVDDYPAATFTTEAPSNASAEAFAAASCAATGVPLEHRRPPTGDGVWASGAPTSNSCRTQVIHASIADHSLYTVFLPPNWSADAPAATYPILFNGQYDLHANTFSQYGSLLARVVSESGLQGRRGVIGVLWNGGGAAASRTTNERALAQFAAVIAQVVERYHGNPQWIVTFGASRGGGTALAMAANPNGAPYRVVLAAAQVPPTLLGDHARLGTVTYPALLGAVSWSTGLADAWLTGWTYPSCAGRPALTGLRGWQAHLHVLVGTTDPAVADTQHSLLSERFLGALQRAGTQIYLEIGEHDHIVPYPHQVRYATALRARGLPAQVEVVLRGGHGSLRTTLGGAGPAFDYLERLVRDAGLALANSAQSLQASPPALVTPGLRFHRVRRGDGATELVSPAKGNYPFAIDVPWIVAAGTGFPVIAVGEPGTLYEFSATHVPTGAAGGTLAGTIAANHTREDWVELPVTQPLGAYRWALRIQRPGEGWQEIPSTATPTGALCTTEVIPSEPPLTGDAASAGAQPPTVPGYAGTNWGLSEY, encoded by the coding sequence TTGCATGGCGCGCTTGGCGCGCTTGGCGCGCTTGGCGCCCGAGCGCGCGCGGTCCTGCTGACGCTGGCCGCCCTCGGCCTCGGCGTCGGCTGTCCCGGCTCGATCGGCTTCGTGACGCCAGCCGGCGACGCCCGTCGCCCGGCCCGAGACGGCGGGAGCTCCGATCAGAGCGCTGGTTGCCGACCGGCGTGTCTTGCTGGTCAGCGATGCGTCGACGGCTTCTGCTATCTCGGGGACGCCCCGCCCGCGTGCCCGGCGCAGCCGACGCGGCCCTGCAGCGTCGCGCGCGGCAGCGGCACGCAAACCTGCGCCCGCGGCGTCTGGGGCGCTTGCGTCCTGGAGTCGTGCGACGACGCAGCGGCGACGCCTCCGGCCTGCGGCTTCACCCCTCGGAGCTGCGCGGGCGCGCCGCGTGCCTGTGCTGCCGTCAGTCACCAACTACCCCTGCCGACCCACTTCAGCGCCGCCAGCGGTGGCGCGTCGTTCCTCGCCACCGACCCGCCGGAGCTGATGTTGCAGCCGAGCCTCTCGCCCGATTACACGCCGGGGCTCTGCTACCGGGTCTACAACTACGGGCTGATTCCTGACGTCGATGATTACCCGGCGGCTACCTTCACGACGGAGGCGCCCAGCAACGCCAGCGCTGAGGCCTTCGCCGCGGCGAGCTGTGCCGCCACCGGCGTGCCGCTCGAGCACCGGCGGCCGCCGACCGGCGACGGCGTTTGGGCCTCCGGCGCACCGACCTCGAATAGCTGCCGCACGCAGGTGATCCATGCGAGCATCGCCGACCACTCGCTCTACACGGTCTTCCTGCCGCCGAACTGGTCGGCCGACGCGCCCGCCGCGACCTACCCGATCCTCTTCAACGGCCAGTACGACCTGCACGCCAACACCTTTAGCCAGTACGGGTCCCTGCTCGCGCGCGTGGTCAGCGAGAGCGGCCTGCAGGGTCGCCGCGGCGTGATCGGCGTCTTGTGGAATGGCGGCGGCGCGGCGGCGAGCCGCACCACCAACGAGCGCGCCCTCGCTCAGTTCGCCGCGGTCATCGCCCAAGTGGTCGAGCGCTACCACGGCAACCCGCAGTGGATCGTCACCTTCGGTGCCTCCCGTGGGGGGGGCACGGCGCTGGCGATGGCGGCCAACCCCAACGGCGCGCCCTACCGTGTGGTGCTGGCCGCGGCGCAGGTGCCGCCGACGCTCCTTGGCGACCACGCCCGACTGGGCACGGTCACCTATCCGGCATTGCTCGGCGCCGTGAGCTGGAGCACGGGCCTCGCCGACGCCTGGTTGACCGGCTGGACCTACCCGAGCTGCGCCGGTCGACCGGCACTCACGGGGCTGCGCGGCTGGCAGGCTCACCTGCACGTGCTCGTCGGCACCACCGACCCAGCGGTGGCGGATACCCAGCACAGCCTGCTCTCGGAACGCTTCCTCGGCGCGCTGCAGCGCGCGGGCACGCAGATCTACCTCGAGATCGGCGAGCACGACCACATCGTGCCCTACCCGCACCAGGTCCGTTACGCGACGGCGCTGCGCGCGCGCGGGTTGCCGGCCCAGGTCGAGGTCGTGCTGCGCGGCGGTCACGGCTCGCTGCGCACGACCCTTGGGGGCGCGGGCCCCGCCTTCGACTACCTGGAGCGGCTCGTCCGCGACGCCGGGCTCGCGCTCGCCAACAGCGCCCAGAGTCTCCAGGCGTCGCCGCCCGCCCTGGTCACGCCCGGGCTTCGCTTCCACCGCGTGCGCCGCGGCGATGGCGCGACCGAGCTCGTCTCGCCGGCGAAGGGGAATTACCCCTTCGCGATCGATGTGCCCTGGATCGTTGCCGCCGGCACCGGCTTTCCCGTGATCGCCGTCGGCGAGCCGGGCACGCTTTACGAGTTCTCCGCGACCCACGTGCCCACCGGCGCCGCGGGGGGCACCCTCGCGGGCACCATCGCGGCGAACCACACCCGCGAGGATTGGGTCGAGCTGCCGGTCACGCAGCCCCTCGGTGCCTACCGCTGGGCCCTGCGCATCCAGCGCCCGGGCGAAGGCTGGCAGGAGATCCCCAGCACCGCGACCCCCACCGGCGCCCTCTGCACCACCGAGGTCATCCCCTCCGAGCCGCCCCTCACCGGTGACGCTGCCAGCGCTGGTGCCCAGCCGCCGACGGTGCCGGGCTACGCCGGCACCAACTGGGGTCTCTCCGAGTATTGA
- the amt gene encoding ammonium transporter has translation MADPITQLSQQVADTQTALNIVWTLMAGFLVMFMQAGFSLVEAGLTRAKNVAHTMGMNFFVYAIGVLGFYFIGFGLQMGGVGALGTLGGDASLAKEFTIELFGKPFGLFGYSGFMLPLTTFTPAVATMFLFQMVFMDTTATIPTGSLAERWKISSFILLSFAISTLIYPIYTNWVWGGGWLAALGTNFGLGHGHVDFAGSSCVHMTGGVMAFVLAKMLGPRIGKYGADGKVNAIPAHNIAQVMVGTFILAFGWFGFNAGSTLAGMDTRLAVVAVNTMLAGAAGAFGAYLYVMWRFGKPDPTWLANGMLAGLVAITAPCAFVSSWAAVVIGGIAGALVVVAAMFIDQKLKIDDPVGASAVHGVNGIWGILSVGLFANGTYGQGLNGVARGVTGLFYGDAGQLGASVIGILANILWVAPTAALCFWLIDKLVGNRVTAEDEINGLDLSEMGIFGYAPDGGPHVGPSGQAKR, from the coding sequence ATGGCCGATCCGATTACCCAGCTCAGCCAGCAGGTCGCCGACACCCAAACCGCCCTCAACATCGTCTGGACGCTGATGGCGGGCTTCCTCGTGATGTTCATGCAGGCGGGCTTCTCGCTGGTGGAGGCCGGCCTGACCCGCGCCAAAAACGTCGCCCACACGATGGGCATGAACTTCTTCGTCTACGCGATCGGGGTACTTGGCTTCTACTTCATCGGCTTCGGCCTCCAGATGGGCGGTGTTGGTGCCCTCGGGACGCTGGGCGGCGACGCCTCGTTGGCCAAGGAGTTCACGATCGAGCTCTTCGGCAAGCCCTTCGGGCTCTTCGGCTACTCCGGCTTCATGTTGCCCTTGACGACCTTCACACCGGCCGTGGCGACGATGTTCTTGTTTCAGATGGTCTTCATGGACACGACGGCGACGATCCCGACGGGATCGCTGGCCGAGCGCTGGAAGATCTCCAGCTTCATCCTGCTCAGCTTCGCCATCTCGACCCTGATTTACCCGATCTACACCAACTGGGTTTGGGGCGGCGGCTGGCTCGCGGCGCTCGGCACCAACTTCGGCCTCGGCCATGGCCACGTCGACTTCGCCGGTAGCTCCTGCGTGCACATGACCGGCGGCGTGATGGCCTTCGTGCTGGCCAAGATGCTCGGTCCACGCATCGGCAAGTACGGCGCTGACGGCAAGGTGAACGCGATCCCCGCGCATAACATCGCCCAGGTCATGGTCGGCACCTTCATCCTCGCCTTCGGCTGGTTCGGCTTCAACGCGGGCTCGACGCTCGCCGGTATGGACACGCGCCTGGCCGTCGTCGCCGTCAACACGATGCTTGCGGGCGCAGCCGGCGCCTTCGGCGCCTACCTCTACGTGATGTGGCGCTTCGGCAAGCCCGATCCTACCTGGCTCGCCAACGGCATGCTCGCCGGACTGGTGGCGATCACGGCCCCCTGTGCCTTCGTCTCGTCGTGGGCCGCCGTGGTCATCGGGGGCATCGCGGGCGCCTTGGTCGTCGTCGCAGCGATGTTCATCGACCAAAAGCTGAAGATCGACGACCCGGTCGGCGCGTCGGCCGTCCATGGGGTCAATGGGATCTGGGGCATTCTCTCGGTCGGACTCTTCGCCAACGGGACCTACGGACAGGGGCTCAACGGCGTGGCCCGTGGCGTCACGGGCCTCTTCTATGGCGACGCGGGCCAGCTCGGCGCCTCGGTGATCGGCATCTTGGCGAACATCCTCTGGGTCGCGCCGACCGCCGCGTTGTGCTTCTGGCTGATCGACAAGCTGGTCGGCAATCGCGTCACGGCGGAGGACGAGATCAACGGGCTGGACCTCTCGGAGATGGGTATCTTCGGCTACGCACCAGATGGTGGCCCGCACGTCGGCCCCTCGGGCCAGGCCAAGCGCTGA
- the leuD gene encoding 3-isopropylmalate dehydratase small subunit → MAQFKTLTARAVVLPIDNIDTDQIIPARFLKVTDKDGLGEALFCDWRKEPSFVLNQPAAAGAQVLVTGDNFGCGSSREHAPWALIAAGFRAVVSTSFADIFRNNALKNGLLPVAVTPALHGQLVALLQAQPDLALTIDLEAQHLRWPGGPATEFPIDRFARDCLLRGIDQLDYLLGHAEQIAAFEAQQQS, encoded by the coding sequence ATGGCGCAGTTCAAGACACTCACAGCGCGGGCCGTCGTGCTGCCGATCGACAACATCGACACCGACCAGATCATTCCGGCGCGCTTCCTCAAGGTCACCGACAAGGACGGCCTCGGCGAGGCGTTGTTCTGCGACTGGCGCAAGGAACCCTCCTTCGTCCTCAATCAGCCGGCGGCGGCGGGCGCGCAGGTGCTCGTGACCGGCGATAACTTCGGCTGCGGATCCTCGCGCGAGCACGCGCCGTGGGCGCTCATCGCGGCCGGCTTCCGCGCCGTGGTCTCGACCTCCTTCGCGGATATCTTCCGCAACAACGCGCTGAAGAACGGCCTGCTGCCGGTCGCCGTCACGCCCGCGCTCCACGGGCAGCTCGTCGCGCTGCTGCAGGCTCAGCCCGACCTGGCGCTGACGATCGACCTCGAGGCCCAGCACCTGCGCTGGCCGGGAGGCCCCGCGACGGAGTTCCCGATCGACCGCTTCGCGCGCGACTGCCTGCTGCGCGGCATCGATCAGCTCGACTACCTGCTGGGCCATGCTGAGCAGATCGCCGCCTTCGAGGCCCAGCAGCAGAGCTGA
- a CDS encoding P-II family nitrogen regulator, which yields MKKVEAIIRPFKLDEVKQSLSDVGVQGMTVTEVKGFGRTGGKEEVYRGSTYVVEFVPKVKVEVVVADGLVRQVVEAITAAARTGRIGDGKIFVSTVDEVLRIRTSESGDEAL from the coding sequence ATGAAAAAAGTCGAGGCAATCATCCGGCCCTTCAAGCTCGACGAGGTCAAGCAGAGCCTCAGCGACGTCGGCGTCCAGGGGATGACGGTGACCGAGGTCAAGGGCTTTGGCCGCACGGGAGGCAAGGAGGAGGTCTACCGCGGCTCGACCTACGTGGTGGAGTTCGTGCCCAAGGTCAAGGTCGAGGTCGTGGTGGCGGACGGGCTGGTGCGCCAGGTGGTCGAGGCGATCACGGCGGCCGCCCGTACCGGCCGTATCGGCGATGGCAAGATCTTCGTCAGCACGGTCGACGAGGTGCTGCGTATTCGCACCAGCGAGAGCGGCGACGAGGCGCTCTGA